acgGAGGAGTTTCAGGGAAACAGTGATATAGAAATATAGactttgcagacatttttcatgctcaaacagcatcattacacactaaagaaagatgaacatgtaaaaaaaaaaaaaaaacacatatccACTTTAAGTTATCAGAAAAGCCTCAAAATCTAACCACACAACTGTGGTAGTCTATTATAAATATCACAACCTGAATGAAGAACTAAAACTCACCCATTTTTCTTTGGCAAATATGACTCCATGTCAAAAAAGACATTTTGCCTTTCTTTAATTTGGACCTGCAGGTCATTTATCACCTCCGTTTCTTTTTCGTTGCAGCTTTTCTTACACCTGTTTTCAACAAAAGAGGAAAACAATCACATCATTGTGAATGTCTACTCAAGATCTTTAGTAACATCAGAAACTCTGCTCATACTTGTGAAGACTTTGCTTGAGGTCTTTCAGGCCTTTTCTTTGTTTGCTAATGGCACTGCTGCATATCGCCTGCAGGTTCGTCAGCTCCTCCAGCTTCTGTCTGTAGACTTTGTGCGTTTCCTAAAATACAATACAGACTggaagtcaacatgaaatcaaaatggtttCCTGACACATGCATGGCCTTTCAATGGGCAAATGATATCCACTGGACGCTCCAAGGCATTTCGAACATTAGAAGGGCATTTTAAGCACGGGACAATCTTTTCCATCTCCAACTCTCAGTATCAGATGACAGCTGAGTGTTGATTAATAATGGTAATACCATAATACTGAAAGACTACAGTATTCTGGTACCATGTTATTTACATGAACAATATTTGTACATTACAGACAAGACAGACAAAATATGAATGTACTATATACATTTGATGTGTATCATAGCACTGAATGATTAccatttttaatggtttttacATGGTACTCCAAGGTAATTCAAAGAATACCAAGGTACTACTATGGTATATATCCAAACTCCATAGTATTACCATGGTACCATGCCCTAAAACACCCTTTTTTTGGTAGTATTTAACCCCCTGAAGCTTCATAAACTTCATGCCAATCTCTGATTCAATGATTAAAGCGTCATTATCCTGTAATCTGACCCTGGCTCTCACGAATCGATCATAAGATCATTTTAACAGTTGAGCAACAACTCTTGGTTAACATCTAACCTGGTTTAACCAGTTCAATTCGTGAATCATTATCATATTTACTTTAGTCACACACcacatttattcaaataataaatcaaacacACGACACGATGAATATACGACTTATCATTTTAACGTTATTCAGAGAACTAACGCTTTTGTACAGTAACAAAAGAAAATCAGTTCATCTGATGAGCTAAAGCCTGTTAGCCGCATCATAAACATCTAAAACAGACACATTTACTTATTTACTAACACAAGATTCATCTTTTGGCTATCTGAGAACACATGTAACACAAAACCGTTCAGTACAAACCTGCAATTGCTGATATTCTTGATCTATTTCTGTCCATTCAGTTTGACATCTCTCCAGTGACATTGTACCAGTCGGCGATGGCGATGCTGCGCCGCACACTTGCCACTAGTAGGCGCTCCAGCCATTTATATAAGCTCCGCTTCTTCACCCGTCCACCAATCACAGGTAAGCAGAAGTTTCATCGCCACCTAATGACTGGGAGCGTGAGCGAACATAAATATTAGTAGAGGCTTGTTGCTAGGTTACCGTACACGAATTCCTTTGAGAGAGGTCTAGACGAGATCGACCGGTTTGATAATTAAAGTTTAATATAACTTAATTGTTTATTTCACATATGTGTTTGGTTTAAGGGAAGTTGGTCACAGGTAAGATACTGGTATTTTATGATTATcgtatttatgtacaaaaaaccCTGCAAAAAGTACTATAATGGTACCATAATAATATTCTAATAGTAATAATCATTTAATGTGCAGTATGCCTTACTTGGAAAGACCCCAGACTACAGAACCACTTGTAAAACTTTGGGACAGAAAGGCGCAAAAATGCGGACCGCATCATACTGTGTATTCTGTCAATGGAGATCAGTACACGGGCGACTGGATGGATAACAAGAAACATGGtaatacttaaagggatagttcactaaaaaatgaaaaatctgtcatcatttactcaccctcaagtttaACTAAACCTGCATGAAGTTCCTTTTTTTGTTGAACATGAtggatgatattttgaagaatgttggtaaccaaacagtcgctggtccccattgacttccatagaaaataaaaaatactatggaagtcaatggggtccatcaatcAACATAagttaatacaggtttggaacaacttaaagggttagttcacccaaaaatgaaaataatgtaatttattactcatcctcatgccgtttcacacctgtaagatatttttgattaaaaaatttcCTCTCTCGAGATCCATGAATgtacttaaaacatatttaaatcagttcatgtgagtacagtggttcaatattaatattataaagtaacgagaatatttttggtgtgccaaaaaaaacaatataacgacttatatagtgatggccgatttcaaaacactgcttcaggtagcttcggagcattatgaatcagtgtgtcgaatcatgattcggatcgcgtgtcaaaccaacaaactgctgaaatcacatgactttggcgctctgaactgctgattcgacacaaaagattcataatgctccgaagcttcataaagcagtgttttgaaatcggccatcactatataagtggatattttgttttttggccgcacaaaaaatattctcgtcgctttataatattaaagggttagttcacccaaaaatgaaaattctgtcatttattactcacccttatgccgttccacaccaataagaccttcgttaatcttcagaacacaaattaatataatttagttgaaatccgatggctcattgaggcctcGATAGGGAGcgatgacacttcctctctcaagatccataaaggtactaaaaacatatttaaatcagttcatgtgagtacagtggttcaatattaatattataaagtgacgagaatacttttggagtgccaaaaaaacaaaataacgacttatatagtgatggttgatttcaaaacactgcttcaggaagattcggagcataatgaatcagcgtgtcgaatctgctgttcggagtgccaaagtcacgtgatttcagtagtttggcggtttgacacgcgattgaatcatgattcgatacactgagtcattatgctccgaagcttcctgaagcagtgttttgaaatcggccatcactaaataagtcgttattttgtttttttggcgcaccaaaaatattcttgtcactttataatattaatattgaaccactgtactcacatgaactgatttaaatatgtttttagtacctttatggatcttgacagaggaagtgtcattgatggctatgcaggcctcacggagccatcgggtTTCAAccataatatcttaatttgtgttctgaagatgaccgaaggtcttacgggtgtgaaacagcatgagggtgagtaatacatgacagaattttcctttttgggtgaactaaccctttaatacggTCTGTGGGGAACTTCTATCCAGATGCAGGTCTGAACAAGAGGAACGGTAACGTGAAGAGAgacaaactatccctttaaaggattgAATATTtaatagcatgttttaaacatcGCAGGCCTTGAAGATCAATAAGAAACCTTTCATGCTGGGAGTTTAAATGGACAagccttaatttaatttactttgTTATTTAGATGTGTTCTGCAGATTACGTGTTTCTAGGAAACACTGCAATCTTATTAAAGCCCGAGTTGGGCAGAATGAAGGTTCATTTTCCTTTCATTAACAAAATGTTCCTGTACATTGCTTTTACTTTGATAAGGAAAAGGAACACAAGTTTGGAAGAAAACAGGAATGATCTATGATGGGGAGTGGAGGTGTGGAAAGCGGGAAGGGTTTGGAACCCTGAGCAAGACTGACCCTGAAACAAAAGAGTATGTGAGGGTGTTTGTCGGTTCTTGGCGAAATGACAAGAAGGAAGTAAGTATAAAACACTGTTTGCCGTTATACGGTCTATATTTTCTGCATATAAACATTCTTGCCTTTCATTTAAAGGGCGCTGGAACGTATTTCTACAGTCCGTCTGCTTTCTATGAGGGGCAGTGGAGTGAAGATCAGAGAAGTGGATGGGGACGGATGCAGTATGAGAACGGGGAGCTGTATGAGGGAGAGTGGCTGAAGGACAAATGTCATGGACAGGGTTTGCTTCTGCTAGGTACGGATTTAAACTGTTCGCAAATGAGCCAGCTTGGTGGAAACATGTCCAGCTAACTCACATTTgacccaaaattaaaataaataaaggtcaAAAACATTTTGCAGAAAGAAAATTAAGCCTGTTATTAGGACCATTTACATTATTGCAttgtaacattattttttatgacAATTAAGCGCACATTCATTGCATAGAATAATTCgagtaaaaaactaaattagTATAAAAT
The nucleotide sequence above comes from Chanodichthys erythropterus isolate Z2021 chromosome 10, ASM2448905v1, whole genome shotgun sequence. Encoded proteins:
- the morn3 gene encoding MORN repeat-containing protein 3; translated protein: MAMLRRTLATSRRSSHLYKLRFFTRPPITGKGTQVWKKTGMIYDGEWRCGKREGFGTLSKTDPETKEYVRVFVGSWRNDKKEGAGTYFYSPSAFYEGQWSEDQRSGWGRMQYENGELYEGEWLKDKCHGQGLLLLANGNRFVGTWSDGQKNGHGKFLYLDRGQLYEGFWVDGVAKCGTLSDFGREAADRPPVYPIPKVCLQDSQAVLIEAQAYFTEEKEKSTDPKSYGC